The following are from one region of the Siniperca chuatsi isolate FFG_IHB_CAS linkage group LG21, ASM2008510v1, whole genome shotgun sequence genome:
- the LOC122868655 gene encoding uncharacterized protein LOC122868655 isoform X2: protein MQAQAALSSAIGLTMPQPTQHSLIHVLLLWTTILSIIQAVFIILFFTAGHHGLSQNSSAVAPERTMQFHTPSSPSEHELLLGKGKMLTFKATEANRTIKWVAKNPSKGLVSEEGDVLTIKKDGYYFLNLQVTLNTPPSGKETNGLNHTVSLKWNNKVLLQGRINTHSTCLLSKVQELSAGGTLVVDINLPTTATIDETESLTHLDIIYMVKP, encoded by the exons ATGCAG GCTCAGGCTGCTCTGAGCTCTGCCATCGGACTGACGATGCCACAGCCTACCCAGCATTCCCTAATCCATGTCCTACTGTTGTGGACCACCATCCTTTCCATTATCCAGGCTGTGttcatcatcctcttcttcaCAGCTGGACATCATGGCCTG TCTCAGAACAGTAGCGCTGTAGCACCAGAGCGCACAATGCAATTCCATACACCTTCG TCCCCCTCTGAGCACGAGCTTCTCTTGGGCAAAGGCAAAATGCTCACTTTTAAGGCTACTGAAG CCAACAGGACAATTAAATGGGTAGCAAAGAATCCAAGTAAAGGCCTGGTCTCAGAAGAAGGAGATGTTCTGACCATTAAGAAGGATGGCTATTACTTCCTAAATCTTCAGGTGACACTGAATACACCACCTTCAGGTAAAGAAACAAATGGATTGAACCACACGGTCAGTCTGAAGTGGAACAACAAAGTTCTCCTCCAGGGCAGgattaacacacacagcacctgcCTCCTCAGCAAGGTACAGGAGCTGTCTGCTGGAGGCACCCTGGTGGTTGATATCAACCTGCCAACCACTGCAACTATTGATGAAACTGAGTCTCTTACTCACCTGGATATCATCTATATGGTCAAGCCTTAG
- the LOC122868665 gene encoding transmembrane emp24 domain-containing protein 1-like has translation MCLCNIVAQSWWKWNKWTMHCGGRMMNVSAELCLLACLLLTVGLTLGLGPNQNMEFTFLLPAGTTECFYQTTARNDNMEVGYQVIAGSGLDVGFALISPSGHKLVSDFRRSDGIHMVEPTEDGDYRLCFDNSFSKLSKKMVFFEVIINSESSAGRVRDEWADVATPESMVEYKLEDIRARMDSVYRHLERSRQAQTVLRAFEARDRYLLEDNLWRVSFWSCLNLFVMLTVAVTQIYTLRRLFDDTKRVCT, from the exons ATGTGCTTGTGTAACATAGTTGCTCAGAGTTGGTGGAAGTGGAATAAATGGACTATGCACTGCGGGGGGAGGATGATGAATGTGTCTGCAGAGCTCTGTTTGCTGGCATGTTTACTTCTGACTGTAGGCTTGACTTTGGGTTTGGGGCCAAACCAAAACATGGAATTTACATTTCTATTACCTGCTGGCACCACAGAGTGTTTTTACCAAACCACCGCAAGGAATGACAATATGGAAGTTGGATACCAG GTGATAGCTGGGTCAGGTCTGGATGTTGGCTTTGCCCTCATCTCACCCAGTGGACACAAGCTGGTCTCTGACTTCAGGAGATCTGATGGCATTCACAT GGTGGAGCCCACAGAGGATGGAGACTACCGGTTGTGTTTTGACAACAGCTTCAGTAAACTGTCAAAGAAGATGGTGTTCTTTGAGGTGATCATTAATAGTGAGAGCAGCGCAGGTAGAGTCCGAGATGAGTGGGCGGACGTGGCCACGCCAGAGAGCATGGTGGAGTATAAACTGGAGGACATCAGG gCGAGGATGGACTCTGTGTACCGGCACCTGGAGAGGAGCCGTCAGGCTCAGACTGTGCTGCGGGCCTTTGAGGCGAGGGACCGCTACCTTCTGGAGGACAACCTGTGGCGGGTGTCCTTCTGGTCCTGCCTCAACCTCTTTGTCATGCTCACCGTTGCTGTCACTCAAATCTACACCCTGCGACGGCTCTTTGATGACACCAAGCGGGTCTGCACATAG
- the tnfsf14 gene encoding tumor necrosis factor ligand superfamily member 14, with protein MAEDGYPSVYVVDSHATLPPVPPKLSKGKRRAGVAQTLLFLLVSVALCGMAIEACFIYRLYKPESATSGSTSKLAGEDATSPIKMPSLDILPSKPVAHLTDGQDVVHENQTMAWSMDADPLLHEMDYKDRSLVIQKEGFYYVYSKVSFMDTNVFHHSVHLKTKLYIGKSIPLLKSRKYSEGSSNIRSNSYLGGVFHLYKDDALFVKVSNISKIVRHKSFENVFGAYMI; from the exons ATGGCCGAGGATGGATATCCCTCTGTGTATGTGGTGGACAGCCATGCAACCCTGCCTCCAGTGCCACCCAAGCTGAGCAAGGGTAAACGCCGTGCCGGGGTGGCACAGACCCTGCTGTTCCTGTTGGTGAGCGTGGCATTGTGCGGCATGGCCATAGAAGCCTGCTTCATCTACCGTCTCTACAAACCTGAATCT GCCACCTCAGGATCGACCTCTAAGCTTGCAG GTGAAGATGCTACTTCTCCCATTAAAATGCCCAGTCTTGATATTCTTCCTTCCAAACCGGTTGCACATCTGACAG atggaCAAGATGTAGTTCATGAAAATCAAACCATGGCATGGAGCATGGATGCAGACCCTCTCCTCCATGAAATGGACTACAAAGACCGAAGTCTTGTCATTCAGAAGGAGGGTTTTTACTATGTCTATTCCAAGGTTTCCTTCATGGATACCAATGTATTTCACCACTCTGTTCATCTGAAAACTAAACTGTACATTGGGAAAAGTATTCCCCTCCTGAAATCCAGGAAATACTCAGAGGGGTCCAGCAACATACGATCCAACAGTTACTTGGGTGGAGTGTTTCACCTCTACAAAGATGATGCCCTTTTTGTGAAAGTGAGCAATATATCAAAAATTGTGCGACACAAATCCTTTGAGAACGTCTTTGGAGcatatatgatataa
- the LOC122868655 gene encoding uncharacterized protein LOC122868655 isoform X1 has protein sequence MQSDSWESAQAALSSAIGLTMPQPTQHSLIHVLLLWTTILSIIQAVFIILFFTAGHHGLSQNSSAVAPERTMQFHTPSSPSEHELLLGKGKMLTFKATEANRTIKWVAKNPSKGLVSEEGDVLTIKKDGYYFLNLQVTLNTPPSGKETNGLNHTVSLKWNNKVLLQGRINTHSTCLLSKVQELSAGGTLVVDINLPTTATIDETESLTHLDIIYMVKP, from the exons atGCAGTCAGACAGCTGGGAATCT GCTCAGGCTGCTCTGAGCTCTGCCATCGGACTGACGATGCCACAGCCTACCCAGCATTCCCTAATCCATGTCCTACTGTTGTGGACCACCATCCTTTCCATTATCCAGGCTGTGttcatcatcctcttcttcaCAGCTGGACATCATGGCCTG TCTCAGAACAGTAGCGCTGTAGCACCAGAGCGCACAATGCAATTCCATACACCTTCG TCCCCCTCTGAGCACGAGCTTCTCTTGGGCAAAGGCAAAATGCTCACTTTTAAGGCTACTGAAG CCAACAGGACAATTAAATGGGTAGCAAAGAATCCAAGTAAAGGCCTGGTCTCAGAAGAAGGAGATGTTCTGACCATTAAGAAGGATGGCTATTACTTCCTAAATCTTCAGGTGACACTGAATACACCACCTTCAGGTAAAGAAACAAATGGATTGAACCACACGGTCAGTCTGAAGTGGAACAACAAAGTTCTCCTCCAGGGCAGgattaacacacacagcacctgcCTCCTCAGCAAGGTACAGGAGCTGTCTGCTGGAGGCACCCTGGTGGTTGATATCAACCTGCCAACCACTGCAACTATTGATGAAACTGAGTCTCTTACTCACCTGGATATCATCTATATGGTCAAGCCTTAG